The Montipora foliosa isolate CH-2021 chromosome 1, ASM3666993v2, whole genome shotgun sequence genome has a window encoding:
- the LOC138010772 gene encoding uncharacterized protein has protein sequence MQQLKRSWIEGVVSKMFRGGFYSNRQRYNETCSHKWQEEYKSLHKDILEGRRPRKFIVFTCKEQEYGYSGYGNRLAAVTSLLYLSILTQRAFLIEWDVDAGVPLERYLSTNNIAWNYPVKELHELKTRKHLWGYKRKSKYRLNISCTFNVIDSKAKLAAWIQKTDLQAFFDRPVEKVVGMWYFVDVLLKNEFLKNRAIELGISSRGTYYSLVGCAFEFLFRKTRTLEERLESTRNSLSLERSAFKIGIQVRMGDMSLRKGFQFNDINYKYFFNCAQECSEAISTRNQTRFMEKRIRWFLATDDIKVKKFAIENYSANTVTQMITPQHITRLTMLTRSESVESKFDIIVDHFLLSECNFLILSRASTFGKTAAALTFHSAETLTFGRTCAKMARNSHGNGNHKSPRTRANPLHASSPVFDHLVTNNKAKR, from the coding sequence ATGCAACAGCTGAAAAGGTCATGGATTGAAGGTGTTGTTTCGAAAATGTTTCGAGGCGGGTTTTACTCCAACAGGCAACGTTATAATGAAACGTGCAGTCATAAATGGCAAGAAGAATACAAGAGTCTTCACAAAGATATTTTAGAGGGACGCAGACCGCGAAAGTTTATTGTGTTTACTTGCAAAGAGCAAGAATATGGATATTCTGGTTATGGCAACCGCTTAGCTGCAGTTACGTCACTTCTCTATCTTTCCATTTTAACCCAACGAGCATTTTTGATTGAATGGGATGTGGATGCAGGGGTACCACTCGAACGTTACCTTTCTACAAATAACATTGCGTGGAATTATCCTGTCAAGGAACTACACGAACTTAAGACGAGGAAGCATCTTTGGGGATACAAACGGAAGTCCAAATACCGCCTAAATATAAGTTGCACGTTTAACGTAATCGATTCCAAAGCAAAGTTGGCAGCTTGGATACAGAAAACCGATTTACAGGCGTTCTTTGACCGACCTGTTGAAAAAGTAGTGGGAATGTGGTATTTTGTCGATGTTTTATTGAAAAACGAATTCTTGAAAAATCGTGCCATCGAATTGGGGATCAGTTCAAGAGGAACGTATTACAGTTTGGTAGGCTGTGCTTTTGAATTTCTCTTTCGAAAGACACGCACATTAGAAGAACGGCTTGAATCAACGCGGAATTCACTCAGTCTTGAAAGATCGGCTTTTAAGATTGGGATACAAGTTAGAATGGGCGACATGTCCTTACGAAAGGGCTTCCAGTTTAATGACATTAATTACAAATACTTCTTTAATTGCGCTCAGGAATGTAGTGAAGCAATTTCGACACGAAATCAAACACGTTTCATGGAAAAAAGGATACGATGGTTTCTTGCAACGGACGATATTAAGGTTAAAAAGTTTGCAATCGAGAACTATTCCGCAAATACAGTCACCCAAATGATAACTCCGCAACACATAACACGTTTGACAATGCTGACACGTTCGGAATCCGTGGAAAGTAAGTTCGATATTATTGTAGACCATTTTTTGTTGTCCGAGTGCAATTTTCTCATTTTGTCCAGAGCAAGTACTTTCGGAAAGACAGCGGCTGCACTCACGTTTCATTCCGCGGAAACGTTGACGTTCGGGAGAACATGTGCCAAGATGGCCCGAAATAGCCATGGAAATGGTAACCATAAATCACCTCGAACTCGGGCTAATCCCCTACATGCCTCTTCACCTGTTTTTGATCACTtagttacaaacaacaaagcTAAACGTTGA